In Arthrobacter sp. QXT-31, one genomic interval encodes:
- a CDS encoding amino acid ABC transporter permease, with protein MDVIIESLPQYWDGFLRTLFLAAVSGIIALIAGTLLAAARVSPVAALRGFSMFYVEVVRNTPLTIAFFFAAVVLPRLGVTFQQFEVAAIIALSAYTAAFIAEAVRSGVNSVPVGQAEAARSIGMKFGQVLSLIILPQALRTVIPPMINILIALVKNSSVAGAFYVLELFGYGKQLANDHGDAVMWVLAGVAFFYLLITVPLGYLAHQVERKVAIAR; from the coding sequence ATGGACGTCATTATTGAAAGCCTCCCGCAATATTGGGACGGTTTTCTCAGAACCCTGTTCCTGGCCGCCGTTTCCGGCATCATCGCGCTGATTGCCGGCACCTTGCTGGCTGCCGCCCGGGTATCCCCCGTGGCTGCCCTCCGCGGCTTCAGCATGTTCTACGTTGAGGTGGTGCGCAACACCCCGCTCACCATCGCCTTCTTCTTCGCGGCAGTGGTCCTCCCCCGGCTCGGCGTGACCTTCCAGCAGTTCGAGGTCGCCGCCATCATCGCCCTGAGCGCCTACACGGCCGCGTTCATCGCCGAGGCCGTGCGTTCGGGCGTCAACAGCGTTCCCGTGGGCCAGGCCGAGGCTGCCCGCAGCATCGGCATGAAGTTCGGCCAGGTCCTGTCGCTGATCATCCTGCCGCAGGCGCTCCGCACCGTGATTCCGCCGATGATCAACATCCTCATCGCGCTCGTCAAGAACTCCTCCGTGGCCGGTGCCTTCTATGTGCTGGAGCTGTTCGGCTACGGCAAGCAGCTCGCCAATGACCATGGCGACGCCGTCATGTGGGTCCTCGCGGGCGTTGCCTTCTTCTATCTCCTGATCACCGTGCCGCTGGGCTACCTCGCCCACCAGGTCGAACGAAAGGTGGCGATCGCCCGATGA
- a CDS encoding TetR/AcrR family transcriptional regulator: MPKIVDAAQRRQEIVAAVCTIIATDGLERASLREVADEAGLAVGSVRHYFDSSDDLLAFAFAAVSDRILARLNAALTGLVAAAEADQGRAVLTLLGEFLPLDEDRALDACAWLAFRNAARIRPFLAAEADRSHRAVAAVVGQVITRLLGEEAASGGGAGPQLVTAAEHLLATLDGLAMHALLQPGWMSPEMCRDVLETHIDGLRRRVGASH; encoded by the coding sequence GTGCCGAAAATCGTGGACGCCGCGCAGCGGCGGCAGGAGATCGTTGCCGCCGTGTGCACAATCATTGCCACGGACGGCCTGGAACGGGCCTCCCTGCGCGAGGTGGCAGACGAGGCAGGCCTCGCCGTGGGATCGGTCCGGCACTACTTCGACAGCAGTGATGACCTGCTGGCCTTCGCCTTCGCCGCCGTATCGGACCGGATCCTGGCGCGTCTCAACGCCGCGCTCACCGGGCTGGTGGCAGCCGCTGAAGCGGACCAGGGCCGGGCGGTATTAACACTGCTGGGCGAATTCCTGCCCCTGGACGAGGACCGTGCCCTGGACGCGTGCGCCTGGCTGGCCTTCCGGAACGCTGCGCGGATCCGGCCCTTCCTGGCTGCCGAGGCGGATAGGAGCCACCGCGCGGTGGCCGCCGTCGTCGGCCAAGTGATCACCCGGCTTCTGGGCGAGGAGGCCGCCTCTGGAGGCGGTGCCGGGCCGCAGCTGGTGACGGCGGCCGAACACCTGCTGGCCACCCTGGACGGGCTGGCCATGCACGCCCTGCTCCAGCCGGGCTGGATGTCCCCGGAAATGTGCCGGGACGTGCTCGAAACCCATATTGACGGACTCCGCAGGAGGGTCGGCGCCAGCCATTAA
- the sigE gene encoding RNA polymerase sigma factor SigE — protein sequence MSASVAAPVPATEEPAAEWAVPTWEEVVTNHSAKVYRLAYRLTGNKYDAEDLTQEVFVRVFRSLENFKPGTLDGWLHRITTNLFLDQARRKSRIRFDALAEDAESRLPGREPGPEQSFELNNLDLDVQAALEELPPDFRAAVVLCDLEGLSYDEVAEALGVKLGTVRSRIHRGRTMLREKLAHRDPRPQQARKPRLKMPRIAGIL from the coding sequence ATGTCAGCATCCGTTGCGGCACCTGTCCCTGCAACTGAAGAGCCAGCCGCCGAATGGGCCGTGCCCACATGGGAAGAAGTGGTCACCAACCACTCCGCCAAGGTGTATCGGCTCGCCTACCGGCTTACCGGCAACAAGTACGACGCCGAGGACCTCACCCAGGAGGTGTTCGTCCGTGTCTTCCGTTCCCTGGAGAACTTCAAGCCGGGAACCCTGGACGGCTGGCTGCACCGCATCACCACCAACCTCTTCCTGGACCAGGCCCGCCGCAAGAGCCGGATCCGCTTTGACGCGCTGGCCGAGGACGCCGAGTCACGGCTGCCCGGCCGGGAACCCGGTCCCGAGCAAAGCTTTGAACTCAATAACCTTGACCTGGACGTCCAGGCCGCCCTCGAGGAACTCCCGCCGGACTTCCGTGCCGCCGTCGTCCTGTGCGACCTTGAGGGACTGTCGTACGACGAAGTCGCCGAGGCCCTCGGTGTGAAGCTGGGCACGGTGCGGTCACGCATCCACCGCGGCCGGACCATGCTGCGCGAAAAGCTTGCCCACCGGGATCCGCGCCCGCAGCAGGCGCGCAAGCCGCGGCTGAAGATGCCCCGCATCGCCGGCATTCTCTGA
- a CDS encoding TIGR00730 family Rossman fold protein, protein MSINADPSKSVQPRRKGPLELRRKQAAVEMSDQRLLDTKGPGHFIHTDPWRVMRIQSEFVEGFGALSDLGQAVSVFGSARTKPGSAFYDMGVEVGRKLAEAGVAVITGGGPGSMEAANRGAVEGNGVSVGLGIELPFEQGLNQWVDLGINFRYFFARKTMFVKYAQGFIVLPGGLGTLDELFEAMVLVQTQKVTSFPIVLLGAQFWGPMIDWIKGTLVAEGMVSEKDLDLIQVVDSPEEAVNLVLHGHVRAPSTNGDQRPE, encoded by the coding sequence ATGAGCATCAACGCAGATCCGTCAAAATCAGTACAGCCCCGCCGGAAAGGGCCCCTAGAACTGCGCCGCAAGCAGGCGGCCGTGGAGATGTCGGATCAGCGGCTGCTCGACACCAAGGGACCCGGCCACTTCATCCACACCGACCCGTGGCGGGTCATGCGGATCCAGAGCGAGTTCGTGGAAGGCTTTGGTGCGCTTTCCGACCTGGGCCAGGCGGTCAGCGTGTTCGGCTCCGCGCGCACCAAGCCCGGCAGCGCGTTCTACGACATGGGCGTCGAGGTGGGACGCAAACTGGCTGAAGCCGGCGTGGCCGTCATCACCGGCGGCGGGCCTGGCTCGATGGAAGCGGCCAACAGGGGAGCCGTGGAGGGCAACGGAGTATCTGTGGGCCTCGGCATCGAACTGCCGTTCGAGCAGGGCCTGAACCAGTGGGTGGACCTCGGCATCAACTTCCGCTACTTCTTCGCCCGGAAGACCATGTTCGTGAAGTACGCCCAGGGCTTCATCGTTCTTCCCGGCGGCCTCGGCACTCTGGATGAGCTCTTTGAAGCCATGGTCCTCGTCCAGACGCAGAAGGTGACCTCGTTCCCGATCGTCCTGCTGGGGGCGCAGTTCTGGGGACCGATGATCGATTGGATCAAGGGCACGCTGGTGGCGGAGGGCATGGTCTCGGAAAAGGACCTGGACCTTATCCAGGTGGTGGACAGCCCGGAGGAAGCCGTGAATCTGGTCCTCCACGGCCATGTTCGGGCGCCCTCCACGAACGGCGACCAGCGCCCCGAGTAG
- a CDS encoding Sec-independent protein translocase TatB, with product MFGINGPEFLLLLLIGILVIGPQRLPEYTQKLANLVREVRRMASGAREQIKEEVGIDIDEVDWKKYDPRQYDPRRIIKEALLEDDAKPVSAGGPAAVAAAASAAATHSEARPERIIEQLPYGEAAPFDSEAT from the coding sequence GTGTTTGGAATCAACGGCCCGGAGTTTCTTCTTCTGCTGCTCATCGGCATCCTGGTGATCGGCCCCCAGAGGCTGCCCGAATACACCCAGAAACTGGCAAACCTGGTCCGTGAAGTGCGGCGGATGGCCTCCGGCGCCCGGGAACAGATCAAGGAAGAAGTCGGCATCGACATCGATGAAGTCGACTGGAAGAAGTATGACCCCCGGCAGTACGACCCGCGGCGCATCATCAAGGAAGCACTCCTCGAGGACGACGCCAAGCCGGTCAGTGCCGGCGGCCCGGCGGCGGTAGCCGCAGCCGCGTCGGCCGCCGCCACCCACTCCGAGGCGCGGCCGGAGCGCATCATCGAGCAGCTGCCCTACGGCGAAGCGGCCCCCTTCGATTCCGAGGCCACGTAG
- a CDS encoding DUF3117 domain-containing protein, protein MAAMKPRTGDGPMEVTKEGRSLIMRVPLEGGGRLVVELNAAEAANLKECLVGVTE, encoded by the coding sequence ATGGCGGCTATGAAACCACGCACCGGCGACGGCCCTATGGAAGTAACCAAGGAGGGCCGCAGCCTGATCATGCGTGTGCCGCTCGAAGGCGGCGGCCGGCTCGTGGTTGAACTTAATGCCGCAGAGGCGGCCAACCTGAAGGAATGCCTCGTCGGCGTCACCGAATAA
- a CDS encoding amino acid ABC transporter ATP-binding protein yields MTTQLPGDALVSLNAVNKHYGQLHVLKDINLQVRKGEVVVVIGPSGSGKSTLCRAINRLETIDDGDIAIDGKRLPEEGKELARLRADVGMVFQSFNLFAHKTILENVTLGPIKVKGMSKAEADKEAMALLERVGVGHQAPKLPAQLSGGQQQRVAIARALAMKPKVMLFDEPTSALDPEMINEVLDVMIQLAKEGMTMIVVTHEMGFARKAADRVVFMADGQIVEDATPEEFFTNPQSSRAKDFLSKLLTH; encoded by the coding sequence ATGACTACTCAACTGCCCGGCGACGCACTCGTCTCCCTGAATGCCGTCAACAAGCATTACGGTCAGCTGCACGTTCTGAAGGACATCAATCTCCAGGTCCGCAAGGGCGAGGTGGTTGTGGTCATTGGCCCGTCAGGTTCGGGAAAATCCACGCTATGCCGTGCCATCAACCGGCTTGAGACCATCGACGACGGCGACATCGCCATCGACGGCAAGCGCCTGCCCGAGGAGGGCAAGGAGCTTGCCCGGCTCCGCGCCGACGTCGGCATGGTGTTCCAGTCCTTCAACCTGTTCGCGCACAAGACCATCCTGGAAAACGTGACCCTGGGCCCCATCAAGGTCAAGGGCATGTCCAAGGCCGAAGCGGACAAGGAGGCCATGGCCCTGCTGGAGCGCGTGGGCGTGGGCCACCAGGCACCCAAGCTGCCGGCGCAGCTCTCCGGCGGCCAGCAGCAGCGCGTGGCCATCGCCCGCGCCCTCGCCATGAAGCCCAAAGTCATGCTGTTCGACGAGCCCACCTCGGCGCTCGACCCGGAAATGATCAACGAGGTCCTGGACGTCATGATCCAGCTGGCCAAGGAGGGCATGACCATGATCGTGGTGACCCACGAGATGGGCTTCGCCCGCAAGGCCGCCGACCGCGTGGTGTTCATGGCCGACGGACAGATCGTGGAGGACGCCACTCCCGAGGAGTTCTTCACGAACCCCCAGAGCAGCCGCGCCAAGGACTTCCTGTCCAAGCTGCTCACGCACTGA
- a CDS encoding O-methyltransferase, protein MSADKSTSWSYAEDLPAEDEVLLRARERSFELGVTPIGRGVGAVLTVLAAASKAQTAVEIGTGAGVSGVCLLRGLGPQAVLTTIDVDVEHLKAAREAFQEAGSPANRTRTISGRAGDVLPRLTDAAYDLVFIDGDKPNFPRYVEQAIRLLKTGGLLIVNDALDKDRVSNPAARDATTVVLRQVGKAVRDDDRLASAMLPTGDGLLVAVKK, encoded by the coding sequence ATGAGCGCCGACAAGTCCACGAGCTGGTCCTATGCAGAAGATCTGCCTGCCGAGGATGAGGTCTTGCTGCGCGCCCGGGAGCGTTCGTTCGAACTTGGCGTCACACCCATCGGCCGCGGCGTTGGCGCCGTGCTGACTGTCCTGGCGGCGGCTTCCAAGGCGCAGACCGCCGTCGAGATTGGCACCGGTGCCGGCGTCTCGGGCGTCTGCCTGCTCCGCGGTCTCGGCCCGCAGGCCGTGCTCACCACCATCGACGTGGACGTCGAGCACCTGAAGGCCGCGCGGGAGGCGTTCCAGGAAGCAGGCAGCCCGGCGAACCGCACCCGCACCATCTCCGGCCGCGCCGGCGATGTCCTGCCGAGGCTCACCGACGCCGCGTATGACCTCGTTTTCATCGACGGGGACAAGCCCAACTTTCCCCGCTACGTCGAGCAGGCCATACGCCTGCTCAAGACCGGTGGCCTGCTGATCGTCAATGACGCCCTGGACAAGGACCGGGTGTCCAACCCTGCGGCCCGTGACGCCACCACCGTTGTGCTGCGCCAGGTGGGCAAGGCCGTGCGCGACGACGACCGGCTGGCTTCCGCGATGCTCCCCACCGGTGACGGGCTGCTGGTAGCCGTCAAGAAATAG
- a CDS encoding amino acid ABC transporter permease, producing the protein MSSVLYDVPGPKARRISLIGSVIGVVLIAALLAWAIMTLAQQGIFQAQRWAIFSQADVWTLIFNGIGATLSAAAIAAVIAFPLGLLLCLMRISDVAWIRVPTRIVLEFLRGMPVVLMMLFVLLVFATSSFIAVVAGLVLYNAAIFAEIIRAGIQSLPRGQREAGLAIGLTSFQSRLTIELPQAIRRMLPSLVAQLVVLLKDTSLGYIVAYAELLRAVQVMADFLGPQFLFPVFFVAAAIYIAINLAVSRLAIWIERHGSKKAAGGVAKAPTAGVSTVVK; encoded by the coding sequence ATGAGTTCGGTTCTCTACGACGTCCCCGGTCCCAAGGCCCGCCGCATCTCACTGATCGGGTCCGTGATCGGCGTCGTGCTGATCGCCGCCCTGCTGGCCTGGGCCATCATGACCCTCGCCCAGCAGGGGATCTTCCAGGCGCAGCGCTGGGCGATCTTCAGCCAGGCGGATGTCTGGACGCTGATCTTCAACGGCATCGGTGCGACGCTGAGCGCGGCGGCCATCGCAGCGGTCATCGCTTTTCCCCTGGGACTCCTGCTGTGCCTGATGCGCATTTCCGACGTCGCCTGGATCCGGGTCCCCACCAGGATCGTGCTGGAATTCCTGCGCGGCATGCCCGTGGTCCTGATGATGCTGTTCGTGCTGCTGGTCTTCGCCACCAGTTCGTTCATCGCCGTAGTGGCCGGCCTGGTCCTTTACAACGCCGCGATCTTCGCCGAGATCATCCGCGCAGGTATCCAGTCCCTCCCCCGGGGCCAGCGCGAAGCGGGTTTGGCGATCGGCCTGACGAGCTTCCAGTCCCGGCTGACCATCGAACTGCCACAGGCCATCCGCCGCATGCTGCCGTCCCTCGTGGCGCAGCTGGTGGTCCTGCTGAAGGACACGTCGCTGGGCTACATCGTCGCTTACGCCGAACTGCTGCGCGCAGTGCAGGTGATGGCGGACTTCCTGGGCCCGCAGTTCCTGTTCCCGGTGTTCTTCGTGGCCGCGGCCATCTACATCGCCATCAACCTTGCAGTGTCCCGGCTGGCCATCTGGATCGAGCGGCACGGGTCCAAGAAGGCCGCAGGCGGAGTGGCGAAGGCCCCCACCGCCGGCGTTTCCACCGTCGTGAAATAA
- the dapD gene encoding 2,3,4,5-tetrahydropyridine-2,6-dicarboxylate N-succinyltransferase, which translates to MTETASSAVPAAQTLSDESRSAYGFGVATIATRNGEATVLDAWFPAPALGVAAESLRAVENADETLTDIAAAGTDADRGTEQKVVFVQINLDEAPADTADAYLRLHLLSHRLVQPNSINLDGIFAKLPNVVWTNFGPCAVDGFELTRAKLRKRGAVTVYGVDKFPRMVDYVVPAGVRIADADRVRLGAHLAAGTTVMHEGFVNFNAGTLGTSMVEGRISAGVVAGDGTDVGGGASIMGTLSGGGKEKVSLGQRVLLGANSGVGISIGDDSVVEAGLYVTAGTRVRIAGPKDADGEDTSKIVKAVELSGVPNLLFRRNSTTGEVEALPRKGQTVELNDALHAN; encoded by the coding sequence ATGACTGAAACCGCTTCTTCCGCCGTGCCCGCTGCCCAGACACTGTCCGACGAATCCCGTTCGGCTTATGGCTTCGGCGTAGCCACCATCGCCACGCGGAACGGCGAAGCCACTGTACTGGACGCATGGTTCCCCGCCCCCGCCCTGGGTGTGGCCGCCGAAAGCCTCCGCGCCGTGGAAAACGCCGATGAAACCCTGACGGACATCGCGGCTGCCGGCACCGACGCCGACCGCGGCACCGAACAGAAGGTGGTGTTTGTCCAGATCAACCTGGACGAGGCCCCGGCCGACACCGCCGACGCCTACCTGCGCCTGCACCTGCTCTCGCACCGCCTGGTCCAGCCCAACAGCATCAACCTGGACGGCATCTTCGCCAAGCTCCCGAACGTCGTCTGGACCAACTTCGGCCCCTGCGCCGTGGACGGGTTCGAGCTGACCCGCGCCAAGCTGCGCAAGCGCGGCGCTGTCACCGTCTACGGCGTGGACAAGTTCCCCCGCATGGTGGACTACGTCGTTCCCGCCGGCGTGCGCATCGCCGACGCCGACCGGGTGCGCCTGGGCGCCCACCTCGCCGCAGGCACCACCGTCATGCATGAAGGCTTCGTGAACTTCAACGCCGGCACCCTGGGCACCTCCATGGTTGAGGGCCGCATTTCCGCCGGCGTGGTGGCCGGCGACGGCACCGACGTCGGCGGCGGCGCCTCGATCATGGGCACGCTCTCCGGCGGAGGCAAGGAAAAGGTGTCCCTGGGCCAGCGGGTCCTGCTGGGCGCCAACTCCGGCGTCGGCATCAGCATCGGGGACGACTCCGTGGTGGAGGCCGGGCTGTACGTCACGGCAGGCACCCGCGTGCGCATTGCCGGCCCCAAGGACGCCGACGGCGAGGACACCAGCAAGATCGTCAAGGCCGTGGAGCTGTCCGGCGTCCCGAACCTGCTCTTCCGCCGCAACTCCACCACCGGTGAGGTCGAAGCCCTGCCCCGCAAGGGCCAGACCGTGGAGCTGAACGACGCCCTGCACGCCAACTGA
- a CDS encoding DivIVA domain-containing protein codes for MGDVSFFLVFLAIVLIGATALIGTDIGAGILRRKRARVPLAGDGFKDGFDEPVASLPPVLLPDDATPADVDHVRFALGLRGYRMDQVDQVLDDLRDQLAAKNAEIERLRGQLLAYAGQLPATEQPAMEQLATDQRATGQPAAEERA; via the coding sequence ATGGGTGATGTGAGTTTCTTCCTCGTTTTCCTCGCCATCGTCCTGATTGGCGCCACCGCCCTCATCGGGACTGACATCGGGGCGGGCATATTGCGGAGGAAACGCGCCCGTGTGCCCCTCGCGGGGGACGGGTTCAAAGACGGGTTCGATGAGCCCGTGGCATCCCTGCCGCCGGTGCTGCTTCCCGACGACGCCACGCCGGCCGACGTCGACCATGTCCGGTTTGCGCTGGGGCTCCGGGGTTATCGGATGGACCAGGTGGACCAGGTGCTGGACGACCTGCGCGACCAGCTGGCCGCCAAGAACGCCGAAATTGAACGTCTCCGGGGGCAACTGCTCGCCTATGCCGGACAGTTGCCGGCCACCGAACAGCCGGCAATGGAACAGTTGGCCACTGATCAGCGAGCAACTGGACAGCCGGCCGCCGAGGAACGGGCGTGA
- the dapE gene encoding succinyl-diaminopimelate desuccinylase, whose product MVIAETAPVTLDLRQDVALLTSALIDINSVSGNERQLADAVEEALRQLPGLHLVRDGDSIIARTNLGRSERVILAGHLDTVPLPITEGSLGTVPSSWPSGVPGDGVLYGRGATDMKGGVAVQLALAASMFDGGAEPSKDVTFVFYDHEEVEAVKSGLGRLVRNHGALLGGDFAILLEPTDGTVEGGCNGTMRFHATTSGEAAHSARAWMGRNAIHAAAPILERLAAYSPQTVTVDGLDYRESLNAVKINGGTAGNVIPDRCTVEINYRFAPDKTPDQAEEHVRTLLDGFNVVRTDSAAGARPGLNHPAAASFVAAVGGEPKPKYGWTDVARFSELGIPAVNFGPGDALLAHKDNEHVEAEAIRTCLRALQTWLS is encoded by the coding sequence ATGGTGATTGCCGAAACAGCCCCCGTAACCCTTGACCTGCGCCAGGACGTGGCACTGCTGACCTCAGCGCTCATCGACATCAACAGTGTCTCCGGCAACGAGCGCCAGCTTGCGGACGCCGTCGAGGAGGCGCTCCGCCAACTGCCCGGCCTCCACCTGGTCCGCGACGGCGACTCGATCATCGCCCGGACCAACCTTGGCCGGAGCGAGCGGGTCATTCTGGCAGGCCACCTGGACACCGTGCCCCTGCCCATCACCGAGGGGTCGCTCGGAACGGTGCCGTCCAGCTGGCCGTCCGGGGTTCCCGGCGACGGCGTCCTGTACGGCCGCGGCGCCACGGACATGAAGGGCGGTGTGGCGGTCCAGCTTGCACTGGCAGCCTCAATGTTCGACGGCGGCGCGGAACCGAGCAAGGACGTCACCTTTGTGTTCTACGACCATGAGGAGGTGGAGGCCGTCAAGAGCGGGCTGGGCCGGCTGGTCCGGAACCACGGCGCGCTCCTCGGCGGTGATTTCGCCATCCTCCTCGAGCCGACCGACGGCACCGTGGAGGGCGGCTGCAACGGCACCATGCGCTTCCACGCCACCACTTCCGGCGAAGCCGCACACTCCGCCCGGGCCTGGATGGGCCGCAACGCCATCCATGCCGCCGCGCCCATCCTGGAACGGCTCGCGGCCTACAGCCCGCAGACCGTGACTGTGGATGGCCTGGACTACCGCGAAAGCCTGAACGCGGTGAAGATCAACGGGGGCACCGCGGGCAACGTCATCCCGGACCGCTGCACCGTGGAGATCAACTACCGCTTCGCCCCGGACAAGACCCCGGACCAGGCCGAGGAGCACGTGCGGACGCTGCTGGACGGGTTCAACGTGGTCCGTACGGACAGCGCCGCCGGCGCGCGGCCGGGGCTGAACCACCCTGCCGCCGCGTCCTTCGTGGCCGCCGTGGGCGGTGAGCCGAAACCCAAATACGGCTGGACCGACGTCGCGCGCTTCAGCGAACTGGGCATCCCCGCCGTGAACTTCGGGCCCGGGGATGCGCTCCTGGCGCACAAGGACAACGAGCACGTGGAGGCCGAAGCCATCCGCACCTGCCTCCGCGCCCTGCAGACATGGCTGTCCTGA
- a CDS encoding glutamate ABC transporter substrate-binding protein yields the protein MKAFLTRRKSLLAAASAAIALTLSACGGGGTGTGSNPSPVEKPSFAAGTTMEKLASAGKITIGTKFDQPLFGQKGLDGKPVGFDVEIGKLLAAKLGIPADKIEWVETVSANREQFIKQGKVDMIVATYTINDKRKTEVDFAGPYYEAGQALMVNKDNTSITKPEDVKGKNVCSVTGSTPASTIVEKYGAVLVPAATYSGCLEPLRNKQVEAVTTDNVILAGFVNKEPDAFKLASDETFTKEPYGIGLKKGDTEFRTWINDQLESFSKDGSYKKAWEDTAGAVIKTAPELPAIDRY from the coding sequence ATGAAGGCATTTTTGACCCGAAGGAAATCCCTTCTGGCAGCAGCATCCGCGGCCATCGCTCTCACACTGAGCGCTTGCGGCGGCGGCGGCACCGGGACCGGCTCCAACCCCTCGCCGGTCGAGAAGCCCAGCTTCGCTGCAGGAACCACCATGGAAAAGCTCGCGTCCGCGGGCAAGATCACCATTGGTACCAAGTTCGACCAGCCCCTGTTCGGCCAGAAGGGCCTGGACGGCAAGCCGGTCGGTTTCGACGTCGAAATCGGCAAGCTGCTCGCCGCCAAGCTGGGCATCCCGGCGGACAAGATCGAATGGGTCGAAACCGTCTCGGCCAACCGTGAGCAGTTCATCAAGCAGGGCAAGGTGGACATGATCGTGGCCACCTACACCATCAACGACAAGCGCAAGACCGAAGTTGACTTCGCCGGCCCGTACTACGAAGCCGGCCAGGCCCTCATGGTGAACAAGGACAACACTTCGATCACCAAGCCCGAAGATGTCAAGGGCAAGAACGTCTGCTCCGTGACGGGCTCCACCCCTGCCTCCACCATCGTGGAGAAGTACGGCGCGGTCCTGGTTCCGGCCGCCACCTACTCGGGCTGCCTCGAACCGCTGCGCAACAAGCAGGTGGAAGCTGTGACCACCGACAACGTCATCCTGGCAGGCTTCGTGAACAAGGAGCCCGACGCGTTCAAGCTGGCATCTGACGAGACCTTCACCAAGGAGCCTTACGGCATCGGCCTTAAGAAGGGCGACACCGAGTTCCGCACCTGGATCAATGACCAGCTGGAAAGCTTCTCCAAGGACGGCTCCTACAAGAAGGCCTGGGAGGACACGGCAGGCGCGGTCATCAAGACGGCTCCGGAACTTCCGGCCATCGACCGCTACTAG
- a CDS encoding citrate synthase, with the protein MTETTSATETTSAILRHAGGELELPRIKVVEGNEGYDVSKLLKQTGAVAFDPGFMNTAATTSAITYIDGDAGILRYRGYPIEQLAQHSSFLEVSYLLIYGNLPTPTELDEFDQKIRRHTLLHEELKGFFGGFPRDAHPMPVLSSAVSALSTFYQDSLDPFNDEQVEVSTIRLMAKLPVIAAYAHKKSIGQPMLYPDNSMNLVENFLRLSFGLPAEQYELDPVVVKALDLLLILHADHEQNCSTSTVRLVGSSNANLFASVSAGINALFGPAHGGANEAVLKMLRQIQADGVKPEDYMEKVKNKEDGVRLMGFGHRVYKNYDPRAKIIKATAHEVLSKLGGHDELLDIAMRLEEKALGDDYFIQRKLYPNVDFYTGLIYKAMGFPEKMFTVLFAIGRLPGWIAQWREMINDPNTKIGRPRQLYTGEPERQYPAR; encoded by the coding sequence ATGACTGAGACCACCAGCGCAACTGAGACCACCAGTGCGATCTTGCGCCACGCAGGCGGCGAACTCGAACTCCCGCGCATCAAAGTTGTTGAGGGAAACGAAGGCTACGACGTTTCCAAGCTACTGAAGCAGACCGGCGCCGTTGCCTTCGACCCCGGCTTCATGAACACGGCCGCCACGACGTCGGCCATCACCTACATCGACGGCGACGCAGGCATCCTGCGGTACCGCGGTTACCCGATCGAGCAGCTTGCCCAGCACTCCAGCTTCCTGGAGGTTTCGTACCTGCTGATCTACGGCAACCTCCCGACCCCGACGGAACTGGACGAATTCGACCAGAAGATCCGCCGCCACACGCTGCTGCACGAGGAGCTCAAGGGCTTCTTCGGCGGCTTCCCCCGCGACGCGCACCCGATGCCCGTGCTGTCCTCGGCCGTGTCCGCGCTGTCCACCTTCTACCAGGACTCGCTGGACCCGTTCAACGACGAGCAGGTGGAGGTTTCCACCATCCGCCTGATGGCGAAGCTGCCGGTCATTGCGGCCTACGCGCACAAGAAGTCGATCGGGCAGCCGATGCTGTACCCGGACAACTCCATGAACCTCGTGGAGAACTTCCTGCGCCTGAGCTTCGGCCTGCCGGCCGAGCAGTACGAGCTGGACCCGGTTGTGGTCAAGGCCCTGGACCTGCTCCTCATCCTGCACGCGGACCACGAGCAGAACTGCTCCACCTCCACGGTGCGCCTGGTGGGCTCCTCCAACGCCAACCTCTTCGCGTCCGTGTCCGCCGGCATCAACGCCCTGTTCGGCCCGGCCCACGGCGGCGCCAACGAGGCCGTCCTGAAGATGCTCCGCCAGATCCAGGCCGACGGCGTCAAGCCCGAGGACTACATGGAGAAGGTCAAGAACAAGGAAGACGGCGTCCGCCTCATGGGCTTCGGCCACCGGGTGTACAAGAACTACGACCCCCGGGCCAAGATCATCAAGGCAACCGCCCACGAGGTCCTCAGCAAGCTCGGCGGCCACGACGAGCTTCTGGACATCGCCATGCGCCTCGAGGAGAAGGCCCTCGGCGACGACTACTTCATCCAGCGCAAGCTGTACCCGAACGTGGACTTCTACACCGGCCTGATCTACAAGGCCATGGGCTTCCCCGAGAAGATGTTCACCGTGCTGTTCGCCATCGGCCGGCTTCCCGGCTGGATTGCCCAGTGGCGCGAAATGATCAACGATCCCAACACCAAGATCGGCCGTCCGCGGCAGCTCTACACAGGAGAGCCCGAGCGGCAGTACCCCGCCCGCTAG